In Mus pahari chromosome 20, PAHARI_EIJ_v1.1, whole genome shotgun sequence, the genomic stretch GATCCATAGTGATTGAGTAGGCTGACCACACACCGCACCAAAACCTCCAAAATTGTGAGCTAAAAATCCGTCCATATTTACCTCATTTTTCGTAGCAATGAAAGTTTAACATCATCTCTAAatactgtatatattttaaatagacaaATCTACTTTCAAAAGGCCTACATCAattctgtttgctttattttgatacacgttctcactgtgtagctctgcctggccTTGAAAGAAGAGCTCTACTGATCCATGCCTCTTGAGTATTAAAGGCCTGATCAATCAcacccaaactttttttttttttttgagacaaggtctcactatgtagttctttttaggctggaactcagagatccacctggcactgcctcccaaatgctgggaggGAAGGTTTGTATTACAACAcccacacacggagagagagagagaaaatcctaAGGGGTGTAACAcaagcttataatcccagcactggggcgaCTGAGGCAGAACTGCTGTGTGTCAGAGGTCTGCTTGGGCTACACAGCCGGTACTAtgtcaaccagagctacacaacaAAAACTATctcaacagaacaaaaacaacagaaatcaggTAAAATGAGGTCAACCCTTAGAAATGGATCATCCATTCTTAAGCTTAGTGTGTATGCTCCTCATTACTGCCTTTGGGCGCAGAGCAGACATATACAGTACTCACTTTGCGGCAGTCGGTGGCAGCAACCTCTGGGTTTTCCTCCTCGTGGACCAGGTCCAACAACTGGAAGCCTGCATCCCTGACAGCTTCTGACCCACACGGAGGCTCCAAACTGTTAGAGGTTCCCGAGGATCGGTGGCTGGAGACCACCCTGTAGCGGCCCTCTTTACGGACCTCGCGCACCGAGGCACGAAGATCGCGGCGGATACGCAGCTGGCTGCTCCGGGACGGGCGCAGGGCAGCCCGCACAAGCTGCTGGATCGGCTCCTCCTGAGGGGCGATGGGAAAAGGGATGACTGCGACCGGGACAGCGTTCAGAGATCGCTCTCACAGAGTccattcccccttttctcttaCCTGGGATCGCACGGTCGCAACCAGCTGGAAGACATTTCTCTCCGCCGCCGCCTCCTGGTCCTCCGGCGTCTCCCGAGCCGACGACTCGACCTCGCTGCCCCGGAGGCGTTTACAGGCCAGCACGAGAGCCTCGGCGGGCTCCGCGTTGCGCTTCCGCTTCACGCGCAACACCGCGGTCCTGCCGGCCTCCATAGCGGCGATCGCGGAGTACTGTGGGAAGACGCGGGGCGCGACGGGATGTCTGTCCAGTTCCGCAGAGGGCGGGGCCTCCCGGAACGTCACGCGGCGTCCCGACGCCCCGCCCATAGTGGGTGAGGCAAAAATGGCCGCGGGATCGGTGGTGAGCGGAGCGCTTCCCACGGCGGGTGAGCTGCTGAGCATGCCGGGGAGGTCGGGCCGTGGCTGGTCCTGGGCGCAGTCGGTCTTCGGGCCTGGTTTTTAGGGCTCTGGCGTGGGGGATATNCGGGTTTCTGGTGTACTTATCTTCCGGGCTGCTCCTG encodes the following:
- the Slc7a6os gene encoding probable RNA polymerase II nuclear localization protein SLC7A6OS — its product is MEAGRTAVLRVKRKRNAEPAEALVLACKRLRGSEVESSARETPEDQEAAAERNVFQLVATVRSQEEPIQQLVRAALRPSRSSQLRIRRDLRASVREVRKEGRYRVVSSHRSSGTSNSLEPPCGSEAVRDAGFQLLDLVHEEENPEVAATDCRKTSDPDVILCNSVELIRERLTVSEDGSQADHQEAPKHNDDYVYDIYYMEMAPPGWIENIMSVQPYSQEWELVNDDEQSEDIYEDEDDENSENNWRNEYPDEESSDRDDDSRGSDEYNSLSEEERSCRRLIWSKYPLDVQKEFDYDSSHGLDSD